The following are encoded together in the Brassica napus cultivar Da-Ae chromosome A9, Da-Ae, whole genome shotgun sequence genome:
- the LOC111206875 gene encoding uncharacterized protein LOC111206875: MLNDCGMLEFPFTGDMLSWVGKRAGGSTVRCRLDRAVGNADWHEKFPHSNVKYMRLWGSDHRPILADILIKPTRRSKKFKFDKRWLDNEELRQVILEGWKSPDLPPDASIMEHISSCRRALSEWRRLNNVNSAKLVEELKEKVEGLYADDNATTEEIAAALKELSHALKAEEMFWKQKSRVFWLREGDRNTKFFHALTKQRRARNKITQLLDENGNIIEDEEGLVVIATSYFRQIFESSNPEEIEEALAQVPTTITGAMNDDLTAPVSEWEVKLALFAMHPEKAPGPDGMTALFYQRFWDIVKDDLTLMVNKFLFEGTMANGLNDTNICLIPKITKPTAMSQFRPISLCNVSYKIISKVLCQRLKKVLPGLISETQSAFVAGRQISDNVMIAQEMFHALRTKPSGRNKRMAIKTDMSKAYDRMEWSFIEAVLLKMGFSETWIGWVMRCITSVKYKVLMNGEPRGNISPEVMKVVRRYGKASGQCINFDKSSLLFGKRINANTRQEIKDALGIQNEGGMGTYLGIPEDISGSKCRLFAFLKDKLMHRVNGWTGRWLSKGGKEVLIKSILLALPTYVMSTFLLPLETCESLASAIAQFWWSSNPPKRGIHWAKWEKVYLSREEGGIGFRLIHEFNLALLAKQLWRLVQFPDSLVARVLRGRYYRLSSPLRVHPTSSPSYVWTSISAARKLLLLGIRQKIHSGYEVKAWEDPWIPLNPARPAAPVAPVMNPNMRVSDLIDQGVKDWNVGLLEKYVRPEDIPLIRSLAISSTHRRDTFCWNFTRSGQYTVKSGYWVAHNLLKLSKEKEVLDPSITKLQGFAWKLKAPTKICHLIWQLLTGHVAVTRNLVRRNMRCDNYCPRCGEAEETVTHAIFECPPARQVWSLSSTPTCPNIFPVSSVYTNMDYLFWRKNSIMEPEQDRDPYPWIIWFIWKARNEKLFRGIDRDPLELVRHAESECQAWFEANKVAQAATQDTMNEEPQAVCLGNICLLDGSWTLSANFSGCGWTWIDSSGNIQLMGTKNITRRESALHSEVEALRWAMENMLQHSTCQRFGTDCKELIAMVKDPQAWPSFATELERIETLQICFPDFNIIYVPRAHNQTADFLAKTARSFRRELHFVGCSIPVWLPRPPQV; the protein is encoded by the exons ATGCTTAATGATTGTGGCATGTTAGAGTTTCCATTCACGGGAGATATGCTTTCTTGGGTAGGGAAGAGAGCTGGTGGATCAACTGTTCGATGTCGTTTAGACAGAGCGGTAGGAAATGCGGACTGGCATGAGAAGTTTCCACACTCGAATGTCAAGTACATGAGGTTATGGGGATCGGACCATCGTCCGATTCTTGCAGATATACTCATAAAGCCAACGAGAAGAtccaaaaagtttaaatttgataaaagatGGTTGGATAATGAGGAGTTACGGCAGGTTATCCTTGAGGGATGGAAATCACCTGATCTTCCTCCTGATGCGAGTATTATGGAACATATTTCCAGCTGCAGGAGAGCCTTGAGTGAATGGCGGAGGCTAAATAATGTCAATTCGGCAAAATTGGTGGAAGAGCTTAAAGAAAAGGTGGAAGGCTTATATGCAGATGATAATGCCACAACTGAGGAAATTGCAGCAGCTCTGAAGGAACTCTCCCATGCTCTTAAAGCGGAAGAGATGTTTTGGAAGCAGAAGAGTCGGGTGTTTTGGTTGAGAGAGGGGGATAGAAACACAAAATTCTTTCATGCATTGACGAAACAAAGGAGAGCAAGGAATAAGATTACACAGCTACTGGACGAGAATGGGAACATTATCGAGGATGAGGAAGGACTTGTAGTCATTGCTACTAGTTACTTCAGGCAGATTTTTGAATCATCGAACCCGGAGGAAATCGAGGAGGCGCTAGCTCAGGTGCCAACAACAATAACTGGTGCAATGAATGACGACCTTACTGCTCCGGTCTCTGAATGGGAGGTCAAATTAGCGCTTTTTGCCATGCACCCAGAGAAAGCTCCAGGACCCGATGGGATGACTGCACTTTTCTACCAGAGATTTTGGGATATAGTAAAGGATGATTTAACCCTTATGgttaataaatttctttttgagGGGACGATGGCGAACGGACTGAATGACACAAATATATGTCTCATCCCGAAGATAACAAAGCCTACTGCAATGTCTCAATTCAGACCCATAAGTCTGTGCAACGTTAGctacaagataatctctaaagTCTTATGCCAGAGGTTGAAAAAAGTGCTACCAGGTCTGATATCGGAaacccagtcagcctttgttgctgggAGACAGATTTCGGATAATGTTATGATTGCCCAGGAAATGTTCCATGCATTGAGAACGAAACCCAGTGGACGGAATAAAAGGATGGCTATCAAGACtgatatgagcaaagcatatgacAGGATGGAGTGGTCGTTTATTGAAGCTGTTCTGCTTAAAATGGGATTCTCAGAGACTTGGATCGGCTGGGTCATGCGATGCATTACATCGGTGAAATATAAGGTTCTCATGAATGGAGAGCCAAGAGGGAATATTAGTCCAG aagtaatgaaagtagtcaggagATATGGTAAAGCATCTGGTCAATGTATCAACTTTGACAAGTCCTCCTTGCTCTTTGGTAAGCGGATTAATGCAAATACAAGACAAGAGATTAAAGATGCCCTTGGGATACAGAAtgaaggaggaatgggaacGTACTTAGGCATTCCTGAGGATATAAGCGGCTCTAAATGCAGGCTTTTTGCATTTCTGAAAGATAAGCTGATGcatagagtgaatggatggacGGGTCGATGGCTCTCGAAAGGTGGAAAGGAAGTACTGATTAAATCAATTCTGCTCGCTCTTCCGACATACGTCATGTCAACTTTTCTGCTCCCTTTGGAGACTTGTGAAAGCTTGGCAAGTGCTATTGCTCAGTTCTGGTGGAGCTCGAACCCACCAAAGAGAGGTATTCACTGGGCGAAATGGGAGAAAGTCTACCTATCCAGAGAAGAGGGTGGAATTGGCTTCCGATTGATTCATGAGTTTAACCTGGCGCTTCTAGCTAAACAACTATGGAGATTAGTACAGTTTCCTGATTCTCTGGTGGCCCGAGTCTTACGGGGAAGGTACTACAGATTGAGCTCTCCATTGAGAGTACATCCTACTAGTAGCCCATCCTATGTGTGGACTAGTATCTCTGCTGCAAGAAAATTACTGCTACTGGGGATTAGACAGAAGATACACTCAGGCTATGAGGTTAAAGCATGGGAGGATCCATGGATTCCATTGAATCCCGCCAGGCCAGCTGCCCCCGTAGCTCCTGTGATGAACCCCAACATGAGAGTAAGCGATCTTATTGACCAGGGAGTGAAGGATTGGAACGTGGGACTATTGGAGAAATATGTTCGCCCAGAGGATATACCACTTAtaaggagtttggccataagctcaaCTCATCGTCGAGATACTTTCTGCTGGAACTTTACGAGGAGTGGccaatacacggttaaatctggatattgggtggcGCATAACTTATTGAAGTTATCGAAGGAGAAGGAAGTTTTGGACCCAAGTATAACGAAACTGCAGGGCTTTGCGTGGAAATTGAAGGCTCCTacgaagatatgtcatcttatatggcagcTGTTGActggtcatgtggcagtaacgaggaatTTAGTTAGACGTAATATGAGGTGCGACAACTATTGCCCGAGATGTGGAGAAGCAGAGGAGACAGTCACACATGCAATCTTCGAATGTCCACCAGCCCGTCAAGTATGGTCTTTATCTTCAACTCCGACGTGCCCAAATATTTTTCCGGTATCGAGCGTCTACACAAACATGGATTATCTGTTCTGGAGGAAAAATAGTATCATGGAGCCAGAGCAAGAtagggatccttatccctggataatatggtTCATTTGGAAGGCTAGGAATGAAAAACTCTTCAGAGGAATAGATAGAGATCCTCTGGAACTGGTTAGACATGCTGAGAGTGAATGCCAGGCATGGTTTGAGGCTAATAAAGTGGCACAAGCTGCGACACAGGACACCATGAATGAGGAACCCCAAGCCGTATGTTTGGGAAATATTTGTCtattagatggatcttggactcTCTCAGCTAACTTCAGTGGATGTGGATGGACATGGATTGATAGCTCTGGGAATATTCAGCTTATGGGGACAAAAAATATCACACGACGGGAATCGGCCTTGCATTCGGAGGTAGAAGCTCTGCggtgggcgatggagaatatgctgcAGCACTCGACCTGCCAGAGATTTGGGACAGACTGTAAGGAACTGATTGCTATGGTTAAGGATCCCCAGGcgtggccaagctttgcgacggAATTGGAGAGAATAGAGACGCTACAAATCTGCTTCCCGGACTTCAACATCATTTACGTTCCACGAGCGCATAATCAGACTgcagattttttagctaagactgctagatctTTCCGTAGAGAGTTAcattttgttggttgttctattccggtctggttacccaggcCACCTCAAGtctga
- the LOC106391776 gene encoding polyadenylate-binding protein-interacting protein 12 isoform X2: protein MAVVENVGANTEVGAISPSPPSSVTSQGSGASSNEDQGENGVHGEIRSHVEGSGGGESFKREIRELNELLTKLNPMAKEFVPPSLTKQGANGGFFTVADSFLGAAEYFPVNEDGGFRRKWFGAPQGKRRINPRTSMAQREDVIRRTVYVSDIDQQVTEEQLAGLFIGFGHVVDCRICGDPNSVLRFAFIEFTDEVGARAALNLSGTILGFYPVKVMPSKTAIAPVNPTFLPRTEDEREKCARTIYCTNIDKKVTQTDIKLFFEAVCGEVLRLRLLGDYHHPTRIGFVEFVMAESAITALNCSGVLLGSLPIRVSPSKTPVRSRAVPRQQQ from the exons ATGGCGGTCGTTGAGAACGTCGGAGCTAATACAGAGGTCGGTGCGATCTCCCCGTCGCCGCCGTCTTCCGTCACCAGCCAAGGATCAGGAGCCTCTTCCAACGAAGATCAGGGTGAAAATGGAGTCCACGGTGAGATCAGATCCCACGTGGAGGGATCCGGCGGTGGAGAGAGCTTCAAGCGTGAGATAAGAGAGCTCAATGAGCTTTTAACTAAGCTTAACCCCATGGCTAAAGAGTTTGTTCCTCCCTCATTGACTAAGCAAGGAGCTAACGGTGGTTTCTTCACCGTCGCTGACTCTTTTCTTGGTGCAGCCGAATATTTTCCCGTCAACGAAGACGGCGGCTTTCGACGG AAGTGGTTCGGAGCACCACAAGGGAAACGGAGGATTAATCCTCGAACAAGTATGGCTCAGCGTGAAGACGTCATTCGAAGAACTGTCTATGTGTCTGATATTGACCAACAG GTTACTGAGGAGCAGCTTGCTGGTTTGTTCATCGGCTTTGGACAT GTTGTTGACTGTCGCATTTGTGGTGACCCAAACTCAGTACTTAGGTTTGCTTTCATCGAGTTCACTGATGAAG TGGGTGCAAGAGCTGCGCTGAATCTTTCGGGGACGATACTGGGATTCTATCCTGTGAAGGTTATGCCGTCCAAAACTGCTATTGCACCTGTTAACCCGACATTCTTGCCAAGG ACTGAAGATGAGCGTGAGAAGTGTGCGAGAACTATCTACTGCACTAACATCGACAAGAAG GTCACTCAAACGGACATAAAACTCTTCTTTGAGGCTGTGTGTGGAGAGGTGTTACGTCTGAGGCTTCTGGGTGATTATCATCATCCAACTAGAATCGGTTTCGTTGAGTTTGTCATG GCTGAAAGTGCAATAACTGCTCTCAATTGCAGTGGCGTGCTTCTTGGTTCTTTACCGATAAG GGTGAGTCCCTCAAAGACACCTGTTCGTTCCCGTGCTGTTCCTCGACAACAACAGTAG
- the LOC106391776 gene encoding polyadenylate-binding protein-interacting protein 12 isoform X1, which translates to MAVVENVGANTEVGAISPSPPSSVTSQGSGASSNEDQGENGVHGEIRSHVEGSGGGESFKREIRELNELLTKLNPMAKEFVPPSLTKQGANGGFFTVADSFLGAAEYFPVNEDGGFRRKKWFGAPQGKRRINPRTSMAQREDVIRRTVYVSDIDQQVTEEQLAGLFIGFGHVVDCRICGDPNSVLRFAFIEFTDEVGARAALNLSGTILGFYPVKVMPSKTAIAPVNPTFLPRTEDEREKCARTIYCTNIDKKVTQTDIKLFFEAVCGEVLRLRLLGDYHHPTRIGFVEFVMAESAITALNCSGVLLGSLPIRVSPSKTPVRSRAVPRQQQ; encoded by the exons ATGGCGGTCGTTGAGAACGTCGGAGCTAATACAGAGGTCGGTGCGATCTCCCCGTCGCCGCCGTCTTCCGTCACCAGCCAAGGATCAGGAGCCTCTTCCAACGAAGATCAGGGTGAAAATGGAGTCCACGGTGAGATCAGATCCCACGTGGAGGGATCCGGCGGTGGAGAGAGCTTCAAGCGTGAGATAAGAGAGCTCAATGAGCTTTTAACTAAGCTTAACCCCATGGCTAAAGAGTTTGTTCCTCCCTCATTGACTAAGCAAGGAGCTAACGGTGGTTTCTTCACCGTCGCTGACTCTTTTCTTGGTGCAGCCGAATATTTTCCCGTCAACGAAGACGGCGGCTTTCGACGG AAGAAGTGGTTCGGAGCACCACAAGGGAAACGGAGGATTAATCCTCGAACAAGTATGGCTCAGCGTGAAGACGTCATTCGAAGAACTGTCTATGTGTCTGATATTGACCAACAG GTTACTGAGGAGCAGCTTGCTGGTTTGTTCATCGGCTTTGGACAT GTTGTTGACTGTCGCATTTGTGGTGACCCAAACTCAGTACTTAGGTTTGCTTTCATCGAGTTCACTGATGAAG TGGGTGCAAGAGCTGCGCTGAATCTTTCGGGGACGATACTGGGATTCTATCCTGTGAAGGTTATGCCGTCCAAAACTGCTATTGCACCTGTTAACCCGACATTCTTGCCAAGG ACTGAAGATGAGCGTGAGAAGTGTGCGAGAACTATCTACTGCACTAACATCGACAAGAAG GTCACTCAAACGGACATAAAACTCTTCTTTGAGGCTGTGTGTGGAGAGGTGTTACGTCTGAGGCTTCTGGGTGATTATCATCATCCAACTAGAATCGGTTTCGTTGAGTTTGTCATG GCTGAAAGTGCAATAACTGCTCTCAATTGCAGTGGCGTGCTTCTTGGTTCTTTACCGATAAG GGTGAGTCCCTCAAAGACACCTGTTCGTTCCCGTGCTGTTCCTCGACAACAACAGTAG